In Perognathus longimembris pacificus isolate PPM17 chromosome 3, ASM2315922v1, whole genome shotgun sequence, a single window of DNA contains:
- the LOC125347708 gene encoding olfactory receptor 10T2-like, translating into MSIIGEALETAHVENRTGLVTEFVLVGFSNLGELRPTLFVLFFLTYLVTLSGNVTIITIIHADRTLHTPMYRFLATLSLSETCYTLVTIPNMLVHLLVESQAISIAACRAQMFFFLGLGCSHCFLLTLMGYDRYVAICHPLRYSVLMRPGVCLGLGAVVFCSGFSVALIETSIIFSSPFCHGDRVEHFFCDIAPVLKLSCSRSPLKALGIFFLSVLVVLASFLLILLSYAFIVAAILRIRSASGRRKAFSTCAAHLTVVVVHFGCASIIYLRPDNGAHPEQDRLVAVFYTVVTPLLNPVVYTLRNQEVRVALRRALAGGCAPGA; encoded by the exons atgtccatcattggggag gctcttgagaCGGCGCATGTGGAGAACAGGACGGGGCTGGTTACTGAGTTTGTGCTGGTGGGCTTCTCCAACCTCGGGGAACTGAGGCCCACACTCTTCGTCTTGTTCTTCCTCACCTACCTGGTGACCCTCAGCGGCAACGtgaccatcatcaccatcatccatGCCGACCGCAccctccacacccccatgtaccGCTTCCTGGCCACCTTGTCCCTGTCGGAGACCTGCTACACGCTGGTCACCATCCCTAACATGCTGGTTCACCTGCTGGTGGAGAGCCAGGCCATATCCATCGCCGCCTGCCGGGCGCAGATGTTCTTCTTCCTGGGCTTGGGCTGCAGCCATTGCTTCCTCCTGACCCTGATGGGCTACGACCGCTACGTGGCCATCTGCCACCCACTGCGGTACTCGGTCCTCATGCGGCCCGGCGTCTGCCTGGGCTTGGGGGCCGTGGTCTTCTGCTCCGGCTTTTCCGTGGCCCTGATCGAGACCTCCATCATCTTCTCCTCGCCCTTTTGCCACGGGGACCGGGTGGAGCACTTCTTCTGCGATATTGCCCCGGTGCTGAAGCTGAGCTGCTCGCGGAGCCCGCTCAAGGCCCTGGGCATCTTCTTCCTGAGCGTGCTGGTGGTGCTGGCGTCCTTCCTGCTCATCCTGCTCTCCTACGCCTTCATCGTGGCCGCCATCCTGCGCATCCGCTCGGCCTCAGGCCGGCgcaaggccttctccacctgcgcGGCGCACCTCACCGTGGTCGTTGTGCACTTCGGCTGCGCCTCCATCATCTACCTGCGGCCCGACAACGGGGCCCACCCCGAGCAGGACCGCCTGGTGGCCGTGTTCTACACGGTGGTGACCCCGCTGCTCAACCCCGTAGTGTACACGCTGCGGAACCAGGAGGTGCGCGTGGCCCTGCGGCGCGCCCTGGCTGGGGGCTGTGCGCCGGGGGCTTAA
- the Notch3 gene encoding neurogenic locus notch homolog protein 3: MSRPPLPPPVRALPLLLLLAGPGVAAPPCLDGSPCANGGRCTQLPSGEAACLCSPGWVGERCDLEDPCHSGPCAGRGVCQSSVVAGASRFSCRCPRGFRGPDCSLPDPCLSSPCAHGARCSAGSDGRFICSCPPGYQGRSCRSDVDECRMGGPCRQGGTCLNTPGSFHCQCPGGYTGPLCESPVVPCAPSPCRNGGTCRQSGDLTYDCACLPGFKGPHCEVNVDDCPGHRCLNGGTCVDGVNTYNCQCPPEWTGQFCTEDVDECQLQPNACHNGGTCFNTLGGHSCVCVNGWTGESCSQNIDDCATAVCFHGATCHDRVASFYCACPMGKTGLLCHLDDACVSNPCHDDAICDTNPVNGRAICTCPPGFTGGACDQDVDECSIGANPCEHLGRCVNTQGSFLCQCGRGYTGPRCETDVNECLSGPCRNQATCLDRIGQFTCICMAGFTGTYCEVDIDECQSSPCVNGGVCKDRVNGFSCTCPSGFSGSMCQLDVDECASTPCWNGAKCVDQPDGYECHCAEGFEGTLCERNVDDCSPDPCHHGRCVDGIASFSCACDPGYTGTRCESQVDECRSQPCRHGGKCLDLVDKYLCRCPPGTTGVNCEVNIDDCASNPCTFGICRDGINHYDCVCRPGFTGPLCNVEINECTSNPCGEGGSCVDGENGFHCLCPPGSLPPLCLPPSHHCAHEPCKHGVCHDAPDGFRCMCEPGWTGPQCGHSLARDACESQPCRAGGTCTSDGVRFRCTCPPGVQGRQCEVLSPCTPNPCEHGGHCEMGPGQLIVCSCPSGWQGPRCQQDVDECASPSPCGPHGICTNLAGSFSCTCLGGYTGPSCDQDIDDCDPNPCLNGGSCQDGVGSFSCSCLPGFAGSHCASDVDECLSNPCGLGTCTDHVASFTCTCPPGYGGFHCEKDLPDCSLSSCFNGGTCVDGVNSFSCLCRPGYTGTHCQYEEDPCLSRPCLHGGICRATHPGFHCTCQEGFTGSQCQTPVDWCGQAPCQNGGRCVQTGAYCLCPSGWSGRLCDTRSLPCREAAVQMGVRLEQLCDAGGQCVDQDSSHYCVCPEGRTGSHCEQELDPCLAQPCQNGGTCRGYMGGYVCECPAGYTGDSCETDVDECASKPCQHGGSCIDLVGRYLCSCPPGTLGVLCEINEDDCGPGPPPDSGTRCLHNGTCVDLVGGFRCNCPPGYTGLHCEADINECRPGVCHAAHTRDCLQVPGGHFLCLCHPGFTGPRCQTVLSACESQPCQHGGQCRLSPAPGGGLTFTCHCVQPFWGPRCERVARSCRELQCPAGVPCQLTARGPRCACPPGLSGPSCRGSRASLPGAANASCSAAPCLHGGSCRPTQIAPFFRCACSAGWEGLRCETPAAVAASPEVPPEEPRCPRAACQAKRGDGRCDRECNSRGCGWDGGDCSLSVGDPWRQCEALQCWRLFNNSRCDPACSSPACLYDNFDCHAASERTCNPVYEKYCTDHFADGRCDQGCNTEECGWDGLDCASEVPALLARGVLVLTVLLPPEELLRSGADFLQRLSAILRTSLRFRLDARGQAMVFPYHRPSTGFEPRARRELAPEVIGSVVMLEIDNRLCLQSPENDHCFPDAQSAADYLGALSAVERLDFPYPLRDVRGEPLEPSAPGVPTMPLLAASAVFLLIIFVLGVMVARRKREHSTLWFPEGFALHKDAAAGHKGRREPVGQDALGMKNMARGESLMGEVVTDWMDTECPEAKRLKVEEPGVGAEEPVDCRQWTQHHLVAADIRVAPAMALTPPQGDADADAMDVNVRGPDGFTPLMLASFCGGALEQMPPEEEEADDTSASIISDLICQGAQLGARTDRTGETALHLAARYARADAAKRLLDAGADTNAQDHSGRTPLHTAVTADAQGVFQILIRNRSTDLDARMADGSTALILAARLAVEGMVEELIACHADVNAVDELGKSALHWAAAVNNIEATLALLKNGANKDMQDSKEETPLFLAAREGSYEVVKLLLDNFANREITDHMDRLPRDVAHERLHQDIVRLLEQPSGPRSPPGPHSLGPLLCPPGAFLPGIKATQSGAKKGRRPPGKAGLGPQGARGRGKKLTLACPGPLADSSVTLSPVDSLDSPRPFGGTPASPGGFSLEGPYAAPTAAPVSLTQLGGAGRAGPLGRQPPGSCVLSLGLLNPVAVPLDWARLPPPAPPGPSFLLPLAPGPPLLNPGTPVSPQERPPPYLAPPGHGEEYPAVGTNSSPAKGRFLRVPNEHPYLTPSPESPEHWASPSPPSLSDWSDSTPSPAMATAATATGALPAQPHPLSVPAPLTQAQTQLGTQPEVTPKRQVLA; encoded by the exons GTGTTCTCCAGGCTGGGTGGGTGAGCGATGTGACCTGGAAGATCCTTGTCACTCGGGCCCCTGTGCTGGCCGTGGCGTCTGCCAGAGCTCCGTGGTGGCTGGCGCTTCCCGGTTCTCCTGCCGCTGCCCCCGCGGCTTCCGAG GCCCAGATTGCTCCCTGCCTGACCCCTGTCTCAGCAGTCCGTGCGCCCATGGCGCGCGCTGCTCGGCGGGGTCCGATGGCCGCTTCATCTGCTCCTGTCCACCGGGCTACCAGGGTCGTAGCTGCAGAAGCGACGTGGATGAGTGCCGGATGGGTGGGCCCTGCCGCCAGGGGGGCACCTGCCTCAATACACCTGGTTCCTTCCACTGCCAGTGTCCAGGTGGCTACACGGGGCCACTGTGCGAGAGTCCCGTGGTGCCCTGTGCTCCGTCGCCCTGCCGGAACGGGGGCACCTGCCGGCAGAGCGGCGACCTCACCTATGACTGTGCCTGCCTTCCTG GCTTCAAGGGCCCGCACTGTGAGGTGAATGTGGATGACTGTCCGGGACACCGGTGCCTCAATGGGGGGACGTGTGTGGATGGGGTCAACACCTACAACTGCCAGTGTCCTCCCGAGTGGACAG GTCAGTTTTGCACTGAGGACGTGGACGAGTGCCAGCTCCAGCCCAACGCATGCCACAATGGGGGCACGTGCTTCAACACGCTGGGGGGGCACAGCTGCGTGTGTGTCAATGGCTGGACGGGAGAGAGCTGCAGTCAGAACATCGATGACTGTGCCACGGCCGTATGCTTCCATGGGGCCACTTGCCATGACCGTGTGGCCTCCTTCTACTGCGCCTGCCCCATGGGCAAGACTG GCCTTCTCTGTCACCTGGATGACGCCTGTGTCAGCAACCCCTGTCACGATGACGCCATCTGTGACACCAACCCAGTGAACGGCCGGGCCATCTGCACCTGTCCGCCGGGCTTCACGGGCGGGGCGTGTGACCAGGACGTGGACGAGTGCTCCATTG GTGCCAACCCGTGTGAACATCTGGGGCGGTGCGTGAACACGCAGGGGTCGTTCCTGTGCCAGTGTGGCCGGGGCTACACGGGACCTCGCTGCGAGACCGACGTCAACGAATGTCTGTCCGGGCCATGTCGAAACCAGGCCACATGCCTGGATCGCATCGGCCAGTTCACTTGCATCTGCATGGCAG GCTTCACAGGAACCTATTGCGAAGTGGACATCGATGAGTGTCAGAGTAGCCCGTGTGTCAACGGGGGTGTCTGCAAAGATCGTGTCAACGGCTTCAGCTGCACCTGCCCCTCAG GTTTCAGTGGGTCCATGTGCCAGCTGGATGTCGATGAGTGTGCAAGCACGCCCTGCTGGAATGGTGCCAAGTGTGTTGACCAACCGGATGGCTACGAATGTCACTGTGCGGAGG GCTTTGAGGGGACCCTGTGTGAGCGCAATGTGGATGACTGCTCCCCTGACCCGTGCCACCACGGGCGCTGTGTGGATGGCATCGCCAGCTTCTCGTGTGCCTGTGACCCCGGCTACACGGGCACGCGCTGTGAGAGCCAGGTGGACGAGTGCCGCAGCCAGCCCTGCCGCCACGGGGGTAAATGCCTGGACCTGGTGGACAAATACCTCTGCCGCTGTCCTCCTGGCACCACAG GAGTGAACTGCGAGGTTAACATTGACGATTGTGCCAGTAACCCTTGCACTTTCGGAATCTGCCGGGATGGGATCAACCACTACGACTGTGTCTGCAGGCCAGGTTTCACAG GGCCCCTCTGCAACGTGGAGATCAACGAATGCACATCTAACCCTTGCGGCGAGGGTGGTTCCTGTGTGGATGGAGAAAATGGcttccactgcctctgtcccccCGGATCCTTGCCCCCActctgcctccctcccagccACCACTGTGCCCATGAGCCTTGCAAGCATGGTGTCTGCCATGATGCACCTGATGG GTTCCGCTGCATGTGTGAGCCTGGCTGGACTGGCCCCCAGTGCGGTCATAGTCTGGCTCGAGACGCATGTGAGTCCCAGCCCTGCCGTGCTGGCGGTACCTGCACCAGTGATGGAGTGAGGTTCCGGTGCACCTGCCCTCCTGGAGTCCAGG GCCGTCAGTGTGAGGTGCTGTCTCCATGTACCCCGAACCCCTGTGAGCATGGGGGTCACTGTGAGATGGGCCCTGGGCAGCTCATTGTCTGCTCCTGCCCCTCAGGCTGGCAAG GTCCTCGGTGCCAGCAAGATGTGGACGAGTGTGCCAGCCCCTCACCCTGCGGCCCCCATGGCATCTGTACCAACCTGGCAGGCAGTTTCAGCTGTACTTGCCTTGGGGGCTACACGGGTCCTTCCTGTGACCAGGACATCGATGACTGTGACCCCA ATCCATGCCTCAATGGTGGCTCCTGTCAGGATGGCGTGGGCTCCTTCTCTTGCTCTTGCCTTCCTGGCTTCGCCGGTTCACACTGTGCCAGCGACGTGGATGAATGCCTCAGCAACCCCTGCGGCCTGGGCACCTGCACCGACCACGTGGCCTCCTTCACCTGCACCTGCCCACCAGGCTATGGAGGCTTCCACTGCGAGAAGGACCTGCCAGACTGCAGCCTCAG CTCCTGCTTCAACGGAGGGACTTGTGTGGACGGTGTGAACTCGTTCAGTTGCCTGTGCCGCCCTGGCTACACGGGCACCCACTGCCAGTACGAGGAGGACCCTTGCCTGTCACGGCCCTGTCTGCACGGGGGCATCTGTAGAGCCACCCACCCAGGCTTTCATTGCACCTGCCAGGAGGGCTTTACCGGCAGCCAGTGCCAG ACTCCAGTAGACTGGTGTGGCCAGGCACCCTGCCAGAATGGAGGCCGCTGTGTCCAGACTGGGGCCTATTGCCTGTGTCCCTCCGGATGGAGTGGCCGCCTCTGTGACACGCGAAGTCTGCCCTGCAGGGAGGCTGCAGTTCAGATGG GGGTGCGGCTGGAGCAGCTGTGTGATGCGGGAGGACAATGCGTGGACCAGGACAGCTCCCACTACTGCGTGTGTCCAGAGGGTCGCACGGGCAGCCACTGTGAACAGGAGCTGGACCCCTGCTTGGCTCAGCCCTGCCAGAATGGGGGCACCTGCCGTGGCTACATGGGGGGCTATGTGTGTGAG TGTCCAGCTGGCTATACAGGTGACAGCTGTGAGACCGATGTGGATGAGTGTGCGTCCAAGCCCTGCCAGCATGGGGGCTCCTGCATCGACCTCGTGGGGCGATACCTTTGTTCCTGTCCCCCTGGGACTCTGG gtgtgCTCTGTGAGATTAATGAGGATGATTGTGGTCCAGGCCCACCGCCAGACTCTGGCACCCGCTGTCTGCACAATGGCACCTGTGTGGACCTGGTGGGGGGCTTCCGCTGTAATTGCCCCCCGGGATACACCGGTCTACACTGCGAGGCAGATATCAATGAGTGTCGTCCTGGGGTCTGCCATGCAGCACATACCCGGGACTGCCTGCAAGTCCCAGGAGGGCACTTCCTCTGCCTTTGCCATCCGGGCTTCACAG GTCCTCGCTGTCAGACTGTCCTCTCTGCCTGTGAGTCCCAGCCCTGCCAGCATGGAGGCCAGTGTCGTCTCAGCCCAGCCCCTGGCGGTGGGCTGACCTTCACCTGCCACTGTGTCCAG CCGTTCTGGGGTCCGCGTTGCGAGCGGGTGGCGCGCTCCTGCCGGGAGCTGCAGTGTCCGGCGGGGGTCCCGTGTCAGCTGACCGCACGCGGGCCGCGCTGCGCCTGCCCCCCGGGACTGTCGGGTCCCTCCTGCCGGGGCTCCCGGGCGTCCCTCCCGGGAGCCGCCAACGCCAGCTGCTCCGCCGCCCCTTGTCTGCACGGGGGCTCCTGCCGCCCTACGCAGATCGCTCCCTTCTTCCGCTGTGCATGCTCTGCGGGCTGGGAGGGGCTGCGTTGCGAGACcccggcggcggtggcggcctcGCCGGAGGTGCCGCCGGAGGAGCCACGGTGCCCGCGGGCCGCCTGCCAGGCCAAGCGCGGGGACGGGCGCTGCGACCGCGAGTGCAACAGCCGGGGCTGTGGCTGGGACGGCGGCGACTGCTCGCTGAGCGTGGGCGACCCCTGGCGGCAGTGCGAGGCGCTGCAGTGCTGGCGCCTCTTCAACAACAGCCGCTGCGACCCGGCCTGCAGCTCGCCCGCCTGCCTCTACGACAACTTCGACTGCCACGCGGCTAGCGAGCGCACCTGCAA CCCTGTGTATGAAAAATACTGCACTGACCACTTTGCAGATGGTCGCTGCGACCAGGGCTGCAATACGGAGGAGTGTGGCTGGGATGGGCTGGACTGTGCCAGTGAGGTCCCGGCTTTGCTTGCCCGTGGTGTGCTGGTTCTCACGGTCCTGCTGCCCCCTGAAGAGCTGCTGCGGTCTGGTGCGGATTTCCTGCAGCGGCTCAGTGCCATCCTGCGCACCTCACTGCGCTTCCGCCTGGATGCGCGTGGCCAAGCAATGGTGTTTCCTTACCACCGGCccagcactggctttgaaccccgagcCCGACGGGAGCTGGCCCCTGAGGTGATCGG CTCCGTGGTGATGCTGGAGATTGACAACCGGCTCTGCCTGCAGTCTCCCGAGAACGATCACTGCTTCCCCGATGCGCAGAGTGCCGCAGACTACCTGGGAGCCTTGTCGGCTGTGGAGCGCCTGGATTTTCCCTACCCACTGCGGGATGTGCGGG GGGAGCCCCTGGAGCCCTCTGCGCCCGGCGTGCCCACCATGCCACTGCTGGCCGCCAGCGCTGTCTTCCTGCTCATCATCTTCGTCCTGGGCGTCATGGTTGCCCGGCGCAAGCGCGAGCACAGCACCTTGTGGTTCCCAGAGGGATTCGCGCTGCACAAGGACGCGGCCGCTGGACACAAGGGCCGGCGGGAGCCTGTGGGACAAGATGCGCTGGGCATGAA GAACATGGCCAGGGGCGAGAGTCTGATGGGGGAGGTAGTCACAGACTGGATGGACACAGAGTGCCCGGAGGCCAAGCGACTGAAG GTTGAGGAGCCTGGAGTGGGGGCCGAGGAGCCTGTGGACTGTCGCCAGTGGACCCAGCATCACCTGGTGGCCGCTGACATCCGTGTGGCACCAGCCATGGCACTGACACCACCACAGGGAGATGCGGATGCTGACGCCATGGATGTGAATGTGCGAGGCCCAG ATGGCTTCACCCCCCTCATGCTGGCCTCCTTCTGTGGGGGGGCCCTGGAGCAGATGCcccctgaggaggaggaggctgatgACACGTCTGCCAGCATCATTTCGGACCTCATCTGCCAAGGGGCCCAGCTTGGGGCTCGGACTGACCGCACGGGCGAGACTGCCCTGCACCTGGCTGCCCGCTATGCACGGGCTGATGCCGCCAAGCGGTTGCTCGATGCCGGGGCGGACACCAATGCCCAGGACCACTCAGGCCGCACCCCTCTGCACACGGCTGTGACCGCTGACGCCCAGGGCGTCTTCCAG attCTCATTCGGAATCGCTCTACAGACCTGGATGCCCGCATGGCAGACGGCTCTACTGCTCTGATCCTGGCGGCCCGCCTGGCAGTGGAGGGCATGGTAGAAGAGCTGATAGCGTGCCATGCAGATGTGAATGCGGTGGATGAGCTGG ggaAGTCAGCCTTGCACTGGGCTGCGGCTGTGAACAACATAGAGGCTACCTTGGCTCTGCTAAAAAATGGAGCTAATAAGGATATGCAGGACAGCAAG gagGAGACCCCGCTGTTCCTGGCGGCCAGGGAGGGCAGCTACGAGGTAGTCAAGCTGTTGCTGGATAATTTTGCCAACCGGGAGATCACGGACCACATGGACAGGCTGCCGAGGGACGTGGCTCACGAGCGCCTGCACCAAGACATCGTGCGCCTACTGGAGCAGCCCAGTGGGCCCCGCAGTCCCCCAGGCCCCCACAGCCTGGGACCCCTGCTCTGCCCCCCTGGGGCCTTCCTCCCAGGCATCAAGGCCACGCAATCTGGGGCCAAGAAGGGCAGGAGACCCCCTGGGAAGGCCGGGCTGGGTCCTCAGGGGGCTCGTGGGCGGGGCAAGAAGCTGACCCTGGCCTGTCCCGGGCCCCTGGCTGACAGCTCTGTTACTCTGTCCCCCGTGGACTCTCTGGACTCCCCTCGGCCCTTTGGCGGCACCCCTGCCTCCCCTGGAGGTTTCTCCCTGGAGGGTCCCTATGCTGCGCCCACAGCCGCCCCCGTGTCCCTGACACAGCTTGGCGgtgcgggcagggcagggcctctAGGGCGCCAGCCCCCTGGGAGCTGTGTGCTCAGCCTGGGCCTGCTGAACCCTGTGGCCGTCCCCCTCGATTGGGCCCGACTGCCCCCACCTGCACCCCCAGGGCCCTCCTTCCTGTTGCCCCTGGCCCCAGGACCGCCCCTGCTCAACCCGGGGACCCCGGTCTCTCCCCAGGAGCGGCCTCCTCCCTACCTGGCCCCACCGGGGCACGGGGAAGAATACCCAGCCGTGGGGACCAACAGTAGCCCCGCGAAGGGTCGCTTTCTCCGGGTTCCCAATGAGCATCCTTATCTGACTCCGTCCCCCGAGTCTCCCGAACACTGGGCCAGCCCATCGCCGCCCTCCCTCTCCGACTGGTCCGACTCCACGCCTAGCCCGGCCATGGCCACGGCGGCCACGGCCACGGGAGCGCTGCCCGCCCAGCCGCACCCTTTGTCTGTCCCTGCCCCTCTGACTCAGGCTCAGACTCAGCTGGGGACCCAGCCGGAAGTCACCCCTAAGAGGCAGGTGTTGGCCTGA